Proteins from a single region of Limosilactobacillus fermentum:
- a CDS encoding iron-containing alcohol dehydrogenase, producing the protein MNRQFDFLMPSVNFFGPGVIAKIGDRAKMLNMHKPLVVTQESLEKIENGPVVQTIESLKKAGVDYAIFTGVEPNPKIRNIKAGKKMYEEEKCDSIITVGGGSAHDCGKGIGIILTNGDDITKLAGIETLDNPLPPLMAVNTTAGTGSELTRHAVITNEEDHLKFVVVSWRNIPLVSFNDPMLMLGVPKSVTAATGCDAFVQAIEPYVSVDHNPITDSQCKEAIQLIQEALPEAVANGQNVEARTKMVEAEMLAGMAFNNANLGYVHAMAHQLGGQYDAPHGVCCALLLTTVEEYNLIACPDRFAELARIMGYDTTGLTTMQAAEKSIDGMREMCKAVGIPSSIKAIGAKPEDFSLMAENALKDGNAFSNPRKGTKQDIIDLYQKAYDGIY; encoded by the coding sequence ATGAATAGACAATTTGATTTCTTAATGCCAAGTGTTAACTTCTTTGGTCCTGGTGTTATCGCCAAGATTGGTGACCGTGCTAAGATGCTTAACATGCACAAGCCACTGGTCGTTACCCAAGAGAGCTTGGAAAAGATCGAAAACGGCCCCGTTGTTCAAACGATTGAATCACTGAAGAAGGCTGGCGTGGACTACGCCATCTTCACCGGTGTTGAACCTAACCCAAAGATTCGTAACATCAAGGCTGGTAAGAAGATGTACGAAGAAGAGAAGTGTGACTCCATCATCACTGTTGGTGGGGGCTCTGCTCACGACTGTGGTAAGGGAATCGGTATTATCCTGACTAACGGTGATGACATCACTAAGTTGGCCGGAATTGAAACGCTGGACAACCCACTGCCACCTCTGATGGCTGTTAACACCACCGCCGGGACTGGTTCAGAATTGACCCGGCACGCGGTTATCACGAACGAAGAAGACCACCTGAAGTTCGTTGTTGTTTCCTGGCGTAACATTCCGTTGGTATCCTTCAACGACCCAATGCTGATGCTCGGTGTGCCAAAGTCAGTTACTGCTGCTACCGGTTGTGACGCCTTTGTTCAAGCAATCGAACCATACGTTTCTGTTGACCACAACCCAATCACGGACAGTCAATGTAAGGAAGCTATCCAACTGATCCAAGAAGCATTGCCAGAAGCTGTTGCCAATGGTCAAAATGTTGAAGCACGGACCAAGATGGTTGAAGCTGAAATGCTGGCCGGGATGGCCTTCAACAACGCCAACCTGGGTTACGTTCATGCCATGGCTCACCAACTCGGTGGTCAATACGATGCTCCACACGGTGTTTGCTGTGCATTGCTGCTGACCACGGTTGAAGAGTACAACCTGATTGCTTGCCCAGATCGGTTCGCCGAACTGGCCCGGATCATGGGTTATGACACCACCGGCCTGACCACCATGCAAGCTGCCGAGAAGTCAATCGACGGGATGCGTGAAATGTGCAAGGCAGTTGGTATTCCATCATCCATCAAGGCAATCGGTGCTAAGCCAGAAGACTTCTCATTGATGGCTGAAAATGCCCTGAAGGATGGGAACGCATTCTCCAACCCACGTAAGGGTACGAAGCAAGACATCATTGACCTTTACCAAAAGGCATACGATGGTATTTACTAA
- a CDS encoding transposase, whose protein sequence is FAHAYSPHERGSNENRNRVLRRFIPKGQPIDEITDDELIQINWYLNCRPLKCLNWRTQIEIFLRNLRY, encoded by the coding sequence ATTTTGCCCATGCCTATTCACCACATGAACGAGGCAGTAATGAAAATCGCAACCGAGTACTACGCCGCTTCATTCCCAAAGGTCAACCGATTGATGAGATTACCGATGATGAATTGATTCAAATTAACTGGTATTTGAATTGCCGACCACTCAAATGTTTAAATTGGCGAACACAGATTGAGATCTTTTTGCGTAATCTGCGTTACTAA
- a CDS encoding Y-family DNA polymerase has protein sequence MDCSEEPRGIFLVIDNKSFYATVECTMRGLDPLTTPLVVMSEAENTNGGLVLASSPMAKKLYGISNVNRQRDLPHDNHLIVVPPRMNTYIEKNIEVNNIYREFMADEDLLPYSIDESILDITHSWKLFGDDPIAVVKKIQKTVHDRLKLVTTVGVGENPLQAKIALDVYAKHDPRFIGEITYDTVKKKIWSIPKITDAWGINERTAKRLAGLGIHSMAELAHADPFILKEKMGVIGAQLYASAWRIDRTDLAEEVLPKDKSLGNSQVLPHDYTRAEEIEVVIREIGSQVASRLRAHDKQAGGVYLSIGYSLSTPTEETGFAHSLKLSDSTVDSNLINGQLLYLFYTYWDGVSPVRRISVAATRLADRYGEQLDLFNPPKYDMVKLEDTVDAIRKRFGKTSIMRASSLEKGGTFIERSQLVGGHAGGQSLE, from the coding sequence ATGGACTGTTCAGAAGAGCCGCGGGGAATTTTCCTGGTCATTGATAACAAATCATTCTATGCCACGGTTGAGTGCACTATGCGCGGGCTGGATCCGCTCACCACGCCGCTCGTAGTCATGTCAGAAGCCGAAAATACCAATGGCGGGCTGGTGCTGGCATCATCTCCAATGGCCAAAAAGCTTTACGGCATCTCCAACGTCAATCGTCAGCGTGATCTGCCGCACGACAACCATTTGATTGTGGTGCCGCCACGGATGAATACGTACATCGAAAAGAACATTGAGGTCAACAACATCTATCGCGAGTTCATGGCTGATGAGGACCTGCTGCCGTATTCGATTGACGAGTCGATTCTGGACATCACTCATTCCTGGAAACTGTTCGGGGATGATCCAATTGCGGTCGTTAAAAAGATCCAAAAGACCGTTCATGACCGCCTGAAGCTGGTTACCACGGTAGGCGTGGGCGAAAATCCGCTGCAGGCCAAGATTGCGTTGGACGTCTATGCCAAGCATGATCCACGCTTCATTGGCGAGATTACCTATGACACGGTCAAAAAAAAGATCTGGTCCATCCCTAAGATCACTGATGCCTGGGGCATCAACGAGCGAACCGCCAAACGTCTTGCCGGACTGGGGATTCATTCCATGGCTGAGCTGGCTCATGCCGACCCGTTCATTCTCAAGGAAAAGATGGGCGTTATCGGCGCGCAGCTGTACGCCTCTGCCTGGAGAATCGATCGCACCGACCTCGCTGAGGAAGTCCTGCCAAAAGACAAGAGCCTGGGCAATTCGCAGGTCCTACCGCACGATTATACGAGAGCCGAGGAGATTGAAGTCGTCATTCGAGAAATCGGTTCACAGGTAGCTTCTCGGCTCCGCGCGCACGACAAGCAGGCAGGGGGCGTGTACCTTTCAATCGGCTATTCGCTGAGCACGCCAACGGAAGAAACCGGCTTTGCCCACTCGCTGAAGCTTTCCGATTCAACGGTCGATTCAAACCTCATCAATGGGCAGCTGCTTTATCTGTTCTATACATACTGGGATGGAGTATCGCCGGTTCGCCGCATCAGCGTGGCCGCGACTCGCTTGGCTGACCGCTATGGCGAGCAGCTCGATCTGTTCAATCCGCCCAAATACGACATGGTTAAGCTGGAAGACACCGTTGACGCCATCCGCAAACGCTTTGGCAAGACGTCAATCATGCGGGCGTCTAGCTTGGAGAAGGGTGGCACGTTTATCGAAAGAAGCCAGTTGGTAGGAGGTCATGCCGGTGGACAAAGCTTGGAATAA
- the dnaJ gene encoding molecular chaperone DnaJ: MAEEDLYDVLGVKKDASEAEIKRAYRKLAAKYHPDVNHEPGAEKKFKKINEAYETLSDDQKRAQYDQFGTTGSQAGGFGGQGGFGGFGQGGFSQGGFGDFSDIFGDIFGGGRARRDPSAPQQGRDLQYTMTLDFMDAVFGKETSIKYNRSAECHTCHGSGAKPGKSAHTCSTCHGQGYVLRQRQTMMGMMQSQEVCPTCGGKGQVIDPADQCDTCHGAGVTEERHELKVKVPQGIDDGQQMRLQGQGEAGKNGGPYGDLYIVFRVTPSRDFKRDGNTIYVDQDISISQATLGDHVQAKTVHGDVDLKIPAGTQSETKFRLRGKGVPRVNGNGNGDEYVTVHVKTPKTLNKRQREAMLAFAAASGEDVKGVKAGFFDKLKDAFEDNK, encoded by the coding sequence ATGGCAGAAGAAGATTTATACGACGTTCTCGGTGTCAAAAAGGACGCCTCGGAGGCCGAAATTAAGCGGGCCTACCGGAAGTTGGCGGCCAAGTACCACCCGGACGTAAACCACGAGCCGGGCGCCGAAAAAAAGTTTAAAAAGATAAACGAGGCCTACGAAACCTTGAGTGACGACCAAAAGCGGGCCCAATACGACCAGTTTGGCACGACCGGCTCCCAAGCGGGCGGTTTTGGCGGTCAAGGTGGCTTCGGTGGCTTTGGCCAGGGCGGCTTCAGCCAGGGTGGTTTTGGCGACTTCTCCGATATCTTTGGTGACATCTTTGGTGGGGGCCGGGCCCGGCGTGATCCGTCCGCACCACAACAAGGGCGCGACCTCCAGTACACGATGACCCTGGACTTCATGGATGCCGTCTTTGGTAAGGAGACTTCGATCAAGTACAACCGGTCCGCCGAGTGCCACACCTGTCACGGGTCGGGGGCTAAGCCGGGCAAGTCCGCCCACACCTGTTCCACTTGTCACGGCCAAGGGTACGTCCTTCGGCAACGGCAAACGATGATGGGGATGATGCAGTCCCAAGAAGTCTGCCCAACCTGTGGCGGTAAGGGCCAAGTGATCGACCCGGCCGACCAGTGTGACACCTGTCACGGTGCCGGGGTAACCGAGGAACGGCACGAACTCAAGGTGAAGGTGCCGCAAGGAATTGACGATGGTCAGCAGATGCGTCTGCAGGGCCAAGGGGAAGCCGGCAAGAACGGCGGCCCATACGGTGACTTGTACATCGTCTTCCGGGTCACGCCGAGCCGCGACTTCAAGCGGGATGGCAACACGATCTACGTCGACCAAGACATCTCGATTTCCCAGGCGACCCTGGGGGACCACGTTCAAGCCAAGACCGTTCACGGCGACGTTGACTTGAAGATCCCGGCCGGGACCCAGTCGGAAACCAAGTTCCGCCTGCGTGGCAAGGGGGTTCCGCGGGTCAACGGTAACGGGAACGGCGATGAATACGTCACCGTTCACGTTAAAACGCCAAAGACCTTGAACAAGCGCCAACGCGAGGCGATGCTGGCCTTTGCGGCGGCCTCTGGTGAAGACGTGAAGGGCGTCAAAGCGGGATTTTTTGATAAGCTTAAGGATGCCTTCGAAGATAATAAATAA
- the grpE gene encoding nucleotide exchange factor GrpE, whose amino-acid sequence MAKDEEKNTQASAAPNEGEVKAKQERTSDKEPAAKAGETEKVADLQKQVEELTKQLDDQKDQNLRAQAEMQNMTKRFKKEQAQLLKYDGQDLAKGILPVLDNLKRALEIEVEDENGQQLKKGIQMVHDHLEKALADHDIKEVEALNQPFDPTTQQAVQTVAASGDQKPDTVVQVLQAGYVLHDRVLRPAMVIVAQ is encoded by the coding sequence ATGGCAAAAGATGAGGAAAAGAACACCCAAGCTTCCGCAGCCCCAAACGAGGGGGAAGTAAAGGCTAAGCAGGAACGGACGTCGGACAAGGAACCGGCGGCTAAGGCCGGGGAGACCGAAAAAGTTGCCGATTTGCAAAAGCAAGTTGAAGAATTAACCAAGCAACTGGATGACCAAAAGGACCAGAACCTGCGGGCCCAAGCCGAAATGCAAAACATGACCAAGCGCTTTAAAAAGGAACAGGCGCAACTGCTCAAGTACGATGGTCAGGACCTGGCCAAGGGCATTTTGCCGGTTTTGGACAACTTAAAGCGGGCCCTGGAAATTGAAGTTGAAGACGAAAACGGTCAACAACTCAAGAAGGGGATCCAAATGGTACACGACCACCTGGAAAAGGCCTTAGCCGACCACGACATCAAAGAAGTTGAGGCGTTAAACCAACCCTTTGATCCGACCACGCAACAAGCGGTGCAAACCGTCGCTGCTAGTGGTGATCAAAAGCCGGACACCGTTGTGCAGGTGCTCCAGGCCGGTTACGTCTTGCATGACCGGGTCCTGCGCCCAGCCATGGTGATCGTGGCCCAGTAA
- a CDS encoding LacI family DNA-binding transcriptional regulator, with protein sequence MATIKDIARLAKVTPSTVSRVLNHSGGYSEKTRRRVEKIADELHYQKNEAAVNLVAQTSNLIGVIVTNATTSFAAPIIDSIEDWAYQNGGRILLAHCGLNDSERLKTCLNLMAGRKVNGIISVSVQFDENNLKLLDQLQLPLISLGVKVSNQPMISIDNLKAATTGTNYLISRGYQRIALIAVDTSDPQTGRTRCAGYQKAMESAGLTPSIIPGDYSFAAGKQAAELLLAKGELPEAIFAASDDAAAGVIYAAQEHGIKVPKQLAVLGFDNSSVASMIYPGITTIDQPFKQMGRLAIEHLTNQNVSSVELPYQIKERGSVAKYNSAQS encoded by the coding sequence ATGGCCACGATTAAAGACATAGCCAGACTAGCAAAAGTAACTCCATCAACCGTCTCTCGCGTATTAAACCATAGTGGGGGATACAGCGAAAAAACTCGCCGTCGGGTTGAGAAAATTGCAGATGAGCTACACTATCAAAAAAACGAAGCTGCCGTTAATCTGGTTGCACAGACCTCAAATCTGATTGGAGTAATCGTAACCAATGCCACAACGAGCTTTGCCGCCCCCATTATCGACAGCATTGAAGATTGGGCCTACCAAAATGGCGGAAGAATTCTCTTGGCTCACTGTGGCTTAAATGACTCTGAACGACTGAAGACATGCCTAAATCTAATGGCTGGGCGCAAAGTCAACGGTATCATTTCAGTTTCGGTTCAATTTGATGAGAACAATCTGAAACTACTTGATCAACTGCAGCTGCCATTAATTTCTCTAGGCGTCAAAGTTTCCAACCAACCAATGATTTCCATCGACAACCTAAAAGCCGCCACTACAGGGACCAATTATCTAATCAGCCGCGGATACCAACGGATTGCTCTGATTGCCGTAGATACCAGCGACCCGCAAACTGGGAGAACGCGTTGCGCAGGATATCAAAAAGCAATGGAGTCAGCTGGACTTACACCATCTATTATTCCCGGCGACTACTCGTTTGCAGCAGGAAAGCAGGCCGCAGAACTTCTTTTAGCAAAAGGAGAACTTCCCGAGGCAATTTTTGCAGCCAGTGACGATGCCGCAGCCGGGGTTATCTATGCCGCTCAGGAACACGGCATTAAAGTACCTAAGCAATTGGCAGTTCTGGGTTTTGACAACTCATCAGTAGCCAGTATGATCTATCCGGGAATCACAACGATTGATCAGCCATTCAAGCAGATGGGACGGTTGGCAATTGAACACTTGACCAACCAGAATGTTTCTTCAGTTGAGTTGCCATATCAAATAAAGGAACGTGGCTCTGTTGCCAAATACAATTCAGCTCAGTCATAG
- the hrcA gene encoding heat-inducible transcriptional repressor HrcA, with the protein MLTKRQEEVLQAIVRQYTTTGQPVGSKALVDHLAKKVSSATIRNEMAVLEHEGLVTKEHSSSGRVPSKLGYRYYVDHLLDPLSVTENDLIVIQNSLGTEYQKIDEIVSHSADLLSNLTSYTAFTLKPEQKDARLSGFRLVPLGNHRVIAILVTDTGDVESQSFTLPRGIDTEAMEAVIRLINDQLTGLTLPEVVKRLVTDIPLQVTRHLHQPEGFLNIFDSVASRAAHERFFVGGRLNLLGFANQQNPAAVQELYALLDHGNNLQAILDPDDEHDISVRIGNEIADNQVLDDYSLITAKYQVDQYGEGIIAVLGPTRMPYARTIGLVEAFRRELAKRLLDHYRRYYDS; encoded by the coding sequence ATGCTAACCAAACGTCAAGAAGAAGTCCTGCAAGCGATTGTACGCCAATACACCACGACCGGTCAACCGGTCGGCTCCAAGGCACTTGTCGATCACCTGGCCAAAAAGGTCTCTTCGGCCACCATTCGAAACGAAATGGCGGTGTTAGAGCACGAAGGGCTGGTGACAAAGGAGCACTCCAGTTCCGGGCGGGTACCGTCCAAGCTGGGGTACCGTTATTACGTCGACCACTTACTGGATCCGTTGTCGGTAACTGAAAATGACCTGATTGTAATTCAAAACTCGTTGGGTACCGAGTACCAAAAGATTGATGAGATCGTTTCGCACTCGGCCGACCTCTTGTCGAACCTGACGAGTTACACCGCCTTTACCTTAAAGCCGGAGCAAAAGGACGCCCGCCTAAGTGGTTTTCGCCTGGTTCCGCTGGGCAACCACAGGGTGATTGCCATCTTGGTAACGGACACCGGGGACGTGGAGAGTCAATCCTTCACCCTGCCCCGGGGGATCGACACCGAGGCCATGGAAGCAGTCATCCGATTGATCAACGACCAGCTAACCGGGCTAACCTTACCGGAGGTGGTTAAGCGCCTCGTCACGGACATCCCGTTGCAGGTGACCCGCCACCTCCACCAACCCGAGGGCTTCTTGAACATCTTTGATTCGGTGGCTTCCCGGGCCGCTCACGAGCGCTTCTTTGTGGGGGGACGGTTGAATTTGCTAGGCTTTGCCAACCAGCAAAACCCGGCGGCGGTCCAAGAATTGTACGCGCTCTTGGACCACGGCAACAATTTGCAGGCCATTTTGGATCCGGATGACGAACACGATATCTCGGTTCGGATTGGAAATGAGATTGCCGACAACCAGGTCTTAGATGACTACAGTTTGATCACAGCAAAGTATCAAGTTGACCAGTATGGGGAAGGTATCATCGCCGTCTTAGGCCCGACCCGGATGCCCTACGCTAGGACCATTGGGTTGGTGGAGGCCTTCCGCCGCGAGCTGGCCAAGCGCTTACTTGACCACTACCGCCGCTATTACGACTCCTAG
- the dnaK gene encoding molecular chaperone DnaK — MASNKIIGIDLGTTNSAVAVMEGNEPKIITNPEGGRTTPSVVSFKNGEVQVGEVAKRQAITNPNTVKSIKSHMGEAGYTVDIEGKKYTPQEISAMILQYIKKYAEDYIGDTVTEAVITVPAYFNDAQRQATKDAGKIAGLDVKRIINEPTASSLAYGLDKKDRDEKILVYDLGGGTFDVSILELGDGVFQVLSTNGDTHLGGDDFDQKIMDWLIDGFKQESGIDLSQDKMALQRLKDAAEKAKKDVSGVQEAQISLPFITSGDNGPLHLEKTLTRAQFNQLTNDLVERTKQPVLNALKDAELSFSDIDEVILNGGSTRIPAVQEMVKSLTGKEPNHSINPDEAVALGAAIQGGVLTGDVKDVVLLDVTPLSLGIETMGGVFTKLIDRNTTIPTSKSQVFSTAADNQPAVDIHVLQGERPMAADNKTLGNFQLTDIPPAPRGVPQIKVTFDIDKNGIVNVSAEDQGTHKKQNITIKSNSGLTDEEIERMKKDAEANAEADKKKKEEADVRNETDQLLFQTDKTLEELKGKVSDDEIKKAQDAKDALQKAKDDNNLEDMKAKKDDLNKIVQDLTVKLYQQAQQENQANGGQPTGDQGDGKKDDDNTVDGDFEEVNPDDKK; from the coding sequence ATGGCAAGTAACAAGATTATTGGTATCGATCTCGGTACTACTAACTCCGCCGTTGCCGTGATGGAAGGTAACGAACCAAAGATTATCACCAACCCAGAAGGGGGCCGGACCACGCCGTCCGTTGTTTCCTTTAAGAACGGTGAAGTTCAAGTTGGGGAAGTGGCCAAGCGCCAAGCAATCACCAACCCGAACACGGTCAAGTCGATCAAGAGCCACATGGGTGAAGCCGGCTACACCGTTGACATCGAAGGCAAGAAGTACACGCCGCAAGAAATTTCGGCCATGATTTTACAATACATCAAGAAGTACGCCGAAGACTACATCGGTGACACGGTGACCGAAGCCGTGATCACGGTGCCGGCTTACTTCAACGACGCCCAACGTCAAGCTACCAAGGACGCTGGGAAGATCGCCGGTTTAGACGTTAAGCGGATCATCAACGAACCAACCGCTTCTTCGTTGGCTTACGGGCTGGACAAGAAGGACAGGGACGAAAAGATCCTGGTTTACGACCTTGGTGGTGGGACCTTCGACGTTTCGATCCTCGAACTCGGGGATGGGGTCTTCCAAGTGCTCTCTACTAACGGGGACACCCACCTCGGGGGGGACGACTTCGACCAAAAGATCATGGACTGGCTGATTGACGGTTTCAAGCAAGAAAGCGGCATCGACCTGTCCCAAGACAAGATGGCCCTTCAACGGCTCAAGGACGCCGCTGAAAAGGCCAAGAAGGACGTTTCCGGGGTTCAAGAAGCCCAAATCTCCCTGCCGTTCATCACGTCCGGCGACAACGGTCCGCTCCACTTGGAAAAGACCTTAACCCGGGCCCAATTCAACCAATTGACTAACGACCTGGTTGAACGGACTAAGCAACCGGTTCTAAACGCCTTAAAGGACGCCGAACTCAGCTTCTCAGACATTGACGAAGTGATCTTAAACGGTGGTTCCACCCGGATCCCGGCCGTTCAAGAAATGGTGAAGTCCTTGACCGGTAAGGAACCAAACCACTCAATCAACCCGGACGAAGCCGTTGCCCTCGGGGCCGCCATCCAAGGTGGGGTCTTAACCGGTGACGTTAAGGACGTCGTTCTCCTCGACGTGACGCCGCTGTCCCTCGGGATTGAAACGATGGGGGGCGTCTTCACTAAGCTGATCGACCGCAACACCACCATACCAACTTCCAAGAGCCAAGTCTTCTCCACGGCCGCGGACAACCAACCAGCCGTTGACATTCACGTCCTCCAGGGTGAACGCCCAATGGCCGCCGACAACAAGACGCTCGGGAACTTCCAACTGACGGACATTCCGCCTGCACCACGTGGTGTTCCGCAAATCAAGGTAACCTTTGACATCGACAAGAACGGGATCGTCAACGTTTCTGCCGAAGACCAAGGGACCCACAAGAAGCAAAACATCACCATCAAGTCCAACTCTGGTTTGACCGACGAAGAAATCGAACGGATGAAAAAGGACGCCGAAGCCAACGCCGAAGCCGACAAGAAGAAGAAGGAAGAAGCCGACGTACGTAACGAAACCGACCAACTCCTCTTCCAAACCGACAAGACCTTAGAAGAACTCAAGGGGAAGGTTTCCGACGACGAAATCAAGAAGGCCCAAGACGCCAAGGACGCCCTGCAAAAGGCGAAGGACGACAACAACTTAGAGGACATGAAGGCCAAAAAGGATGACTTAAACAAGATCGTTCAGGACCTGACCGTTAAGTTGTACCAACAAGCCCAACAAGAAAACCAAGCTAACGGTGGCCAACCAACTGGCGACCAAGGTGACGGCAAGAAGGACGACGACAACACCGTTGACGGGGACTTTGAAGAAGTTAACCCCGACGACAAGAAGTAA